The Silene latifolia isolate original U9 population chromosome Y, ASM4854445v1, whole genome shotgun sequence sequence CTAAGTAATGTTTTAAGGACTTTTAGGAATGAGGGTAATAAACTTGAAGCTGATTTTGTAGTCAACTGATctttcaaaaataagatattATATCCCAACCATCTTCTCCCTCATAGTCGTAAATTTCGTTAAAATACAGATGAATCCTGCCTTGGAGTTAACTGGAGAGGCGCCATGGTCCATGGGTCATGAAGTTTTAACATAAAATCTTTTGTTTGTAATCTGGTATGTAGTGTGTGCTTCTAGTCCTTCCCACATTCTAGATAGGATTTAAAGATAAATTATTTTACGCAGAACCGTAGTTTAAAAAGGCAGGCGAAGTGCGTGTCTTGTGGACATGAAGCACACTATATTGTCAATCAAATTTGCATTTTTGAAATACAATTTTGTGCAACAATACCAATTTTGGATCTAAAAGAGGGCTAGCTTGTATAATGAGTAAAAATAAAGATAATGTGGCAACAAGGTCATAAAATAAGAAGTAGAAAAAAACATATTGAACTTGCATACTAGTGCGCCTCGCTAACTGTAGCTTATTTGCAAGGTGAACTTGAGGCGCACCAAGGCGTTTCGGCTAGTCCATCGATGAGCCTCAGACTTGGATGATCTTTTTTTAACTAAATCAGAAGATATAGTAGCTTCTTTTTATACTGGCCTCGAAGATAAAAACAAGCTACTTAAACAGCATTTGTTAGTGAAGATCAAATTACTTGTGAACTGGAAAGATTATAATCAACATGTGTAATACATTTAATAATTTTAAGTCTGAATATTCTATACTAATCCATCCTCTATCTTTCTCTTTGTTCCATGTCTCACCAATCTCTTAGTCCCTTTCCTACCCTTTGTATTACTCTATCCTGTTCTCCCCGGCCTTTCTTTCAGGTCTTCCCTCCCAATCCCCTCCCCTCCTATTTGGTTTTCCAAGCAAGCTGAAAATTCATGTTACGTTGGAGGTGGTCAGATAATTATTTGTTGGCATCCTTAGACATTTGTCATATTAAGTTGCTGCATGTAGCATCATCTAATATCGTATGCATGTACAGTGTGAGATTCATAAGGCTATATGACTGGTACTCAATTTGCTTCATTTGCAATGTGAAAATCATCATGTTTGTTTGTCCATTTTTAGTCAAAGTTTTTGTTACCAATACCAAAATAATGGCTATTATGTGTGCAAATAAATGTCTTCTCTTAAAGACAGTTTATTGCAGTTGAAGGCTTATTGAAAAAGAAGCTGAATATATGATATCTTATTATACGATGACTTTTTTTTTCATTGCCTTTGCGGCGTATAAAACATAGAACATGGAGAAACCATGAGAAACGGGAAAGATTATTTTGCACTAAAATATAGAGAGGTATTTGCAGTTAATTTTGACATCTCATCCCGTTAGTTGGTCAACGGAACAATTTCATACATGTTTGGAGTTTTAGTGATAACAAATCAAGACTCTAGTATGTTTCTTTGTTTGATTTCCTACCATGATTAAATTCTTCAGGAAGGAAATTACACAATTACAGAGCAAAGAAACTGAGATGAAAAAGGCAGCAGCCAAAGGCAGCAAAGCAGAACAGAAGGCAAAGAAGAAGCAAGTAGAAGAGGCTATAGCCAAACTGTCCACCAAGCTGAAAGAGAAACATGCACAGGAACTTTCATCGCTGGGTTATAACACTACTAACGGCAATGAAAATAACAAAGGAAACCTTGACACACTTGTTAAGGCAATAGCTGGAGTATCTGTTTCTAGTCAGGCCGAAAGTTTCAAGCCTAGTAAAAGCAATAAGAGACGTGAGAAACGAGCTCAGGAAGAAGCTGCTAGAGAGCAGAGGATAAAAGAGGAACAAGACAACACTATTAGTGACAGAATGATCGAGagtgaaaaattggaaaaaaaactaGAGCCGCTTGGGTTGACCATTTCTGAGGTAAAACCGGATGGTCATTGCCTCTATCGGGCAGTCGAGGATCAGTTGGCCCAGTTGTCTGACGGTTCTTCGCCATATAATTTCCAACGACTTCGAGAGATGGTGGCGTCATATATGCGGAGTAATGCTTCAGAGTTTCTACCATTTTTCTCATCTGAGAGTGAAGTTGAAGAGGAATCAAATGATTCTCTTATGGACAGATTTGAGAAGTATTGCAGAGAGGTGGAATCGACGGCAGCTTGGGGCGGGCAGTTGGAGCTCGGGGCTTTGACCCATTGCTTAAGGAGACATATAATGATATTCTCAGGGTCATTCCCGGATGTTGAAATGGGGAAGGAATATAAGGTTGATGACGGAGGTTTTTCATTTAAATCCAGCATCCTGCTATCGTACCACAGACATGCGTTTGGTCTCGGCGAGCACTACAATTCGGTAGTCCCACATTCGGCGGAATAGGTCAGCAACGCCTGCAAAGTGTATTTTTTTAGCTTATTGTCCAAGTAATCATGCTCTGTTTTTGATCATTTAGTTTTATTTTCGACATTTCTAACCCAGCAAAATTTCATGGGTAAAACCTCAGTTAATAGatcatacaaccagttgtatgctCTAGAATCTGAGCTAtctaataaagttttcgagttttgttttaaagaagtcgagttataccataaaatttctgaacttactcacttaaacataaaaaaaattaactttaagaaagctcaaaaaaattacacataagctcgataagatataacttggttgtatgatgctattgtaccactggaggtataatgttatttgtggTAAAACCTGAGCATATTATGCTCAGTAAAATCGGTGATGTACTTTCATATCCATACACGGTTATACAAATGGCACTTTTGTTCAATATGATGATATGTTCTTTATTGTTACTGAATTGTTTGTTTTCATGGCTTTATGATTTGCTATTTAATGGACTTATGTGGCTTGTAAAACAATTCCAATATATCTGCCTACAATCTTCCTTTTCTGCCGCTATGGCTCAAGTCAAGCCGGTATAACCAATTCTTATCCGATTTCTTGATTCGGATACACCAAGTAAAGATGGCCATCTGTTTAGGAACATTTTCTTTGCTTTCTACAAGATATTACTAAAATTTATTATAGAAGTCTCTTCTAAGGTGGTTTTGCACTAAGATAATGGAATGAAAATCAAACTGAAATCTGCTCAACATTGGATCTACTGGAACTAACACAAGAATACATTATGTCCAATTTTAACATCAAAAGGTATTTGTACACAGTTTTCATTGATGAACCTTTACTTAAAACTgattctttttctattttttgggGGATGAATGATATATGGAGTGTGTATTTATTTTTGGGAAGAAAAGATGGATGTGGTACTGTCTGTGCAAGATAAATGTTTGATTTGATAAACTCATCAGATGGTAAAGAGCAACACTTCATGCACACAAGATACCCATACCCATACCCTTACCAAAAGCAGAACAAAAATGTCATTTTCTGGTCTTGCTAAATATCAGCATTTTGAGAGGACCATACATTTTTATTTCTAAGAATAACTTAAGATTATGAAATCTTTTTGTACAACCAAATTGCTCACTTACATCATTCTTTTTGTGCCATCTGTTCCTTGAAATGAGAAACACTATTGTGCAATGTCAGCTTCCTGATTTAATCCACTGAATGGAATGCAATCACTTTGATATTGCTTTGGTTTTCATGACTTGCACAATTGTATTACTCCCTATTTCATGACATGCTTGGGGAAAGGAGGTCCGGTCCTTAGGATGAAATAAATTGAAGTACCGTAATTATTAGAGAAGTCGTAATAAAAAATTGTATGGGTCGACTCCTAGTTCGCAACAATATAAGAAACCCCCATTTGACATGAAGATGTGAACCCGATCACAACAATTCGAGAATGGTTAAAATCTTACTGGTTTTACCAATATTATGACTATAACCTTGATCAAATAGGCTTCAATTGATGAACAATGCCTCTCTGATTCAAAATTACATTTGATTTATTAACTGAAACTCCTCCAACACATTAAAGATCACTTGCATGCTAGATTGCTAGTAGGGGATGAGGATAAGGTCAGACGATGCTTTCGTGTTTTCCTTCTTATTCTTGGCCTTTCTGTAGTTAAGTTTAGTTATATTGGAGAACACAATATGTTTACAGGATTTAGGTTTTGTTTTTTTGGCTGTTTTTTTTCCGACTTCAACTTATTCAACCAAATTTCTATTCGATTCAAATTCTCTATTCATCCATTTGTTCACTTTGTTCGATTCACTCACCTCAGCTCCATTCTGTTCAGCTCGGCTCGGCTCAACTCAGTTCAGCTGAGCTTCCACTAAATTCAGCCCATTTCAATTTTGCAAATCTTGatcttaatagtttttattaatattattaatactccctctatttttctatatatgactttctcacatttcgagacataCACTTCTcttttcaatatctctcaaattatatgcttaaaatatagtgatatgtatactcatatgaaaaagtttttcataaggaatttaatgttataatttttaaaaatttttaccaaatatatttttgtaaatattaaagtcaaaggctcgcCCCGAAAAAGCAAAACGGCATATATTAAAAAATGGAAGGagtattattaatttattattgttattgttgttattattattgttgttgttgtcgtcgtcgtcatcatcatgaatttattattaattaatcatcctcattattgttattattatgaatattatggttattaaaatctataatattcatattaatataattaatactattactaatattattattattatgaatatgaatattaattaataataatattattaataacattgttaattttaatattactattattaatacctaattgtttaccaccactactactaccaccactctactaccaccaccaccaccaccactactactactactactaccactctaCCACTCTACCactctaccaccaccaccaccactaccaccactattattattattattattattattattattattattattattattattattattattattattattcaactTGATCACTTAGTTCGATTCACCACCTCACTTTCGGTTCGATTTCAATTCAAATTTTCCACGCGATTCAAAGATTAGCTGATTGATTCAAAAGTTCTAAAAAGCGGAAAAAACGCGCCTTATTCCCTTTTGGTACAACTGAAAAAGTCATACAATGGTACTAAATGTTCTGTTCTCGGCATTTTGCCAAAGTATGGAGGACCATAAGCTGATATCACCGACTGGCTTTATGGAATCCTGAACTTTGTAAGTTTTCTTTTGGCTCTTCAAGCTCGTACGAATTACGGCTTGACGACATCCCACGTGTGAGTTGAAAAATACATCTCCTCATCTCCATAGAAGCTGATATGGATTTCTCGTAGATCAGGGCGGCTATGCATTATTCTTTTCACCCTTGAACAACAATAACAGCTTCACCCTGATGGCTAAAGGCTCCTGACCTTTCCTTCTATCATGTCGCGGATTcatgttaaaaaaaaaagttaattatTCTTCATAGTTAGAGAAAAGCAAGTTGATAAGATAGATGTACTTGTGTCCGTAAACCATATGAAGAAATCGGGTGATGTCTTGTGTCATTTTCATGAAGATACAACTTTTGTACGTGCACCGTATCCTCTCGATCTCCATTTAGGCCATGGGAGTTAATCCTAGATGAAGCCTATAAATAGACATAAACTGTAGCTTCATCTTCACTGCAAATCTCAACTAATTTTCCAACTTAACCAATTTTGACACCCACCAAGATAATGGATTCAGTGAAGCGTCTAGTTCACGAAAAGCCGGTAGTGATATTAAGCAAGACCGGGTGCCCAGTGAGCCACTCAATGAGGCAGCTCATTAGTGGGTTTGGGGCTAATCCTACTATCTACGAGCTTGATCAAATGGGAAATGGACGAGACATCCAAGTGTACCATCAATTTTCATAGGTGGTAATTATGTTGGTGGACCAAATGATTTGATAAGCCTTCAGGTCCAAGGCAGACTTGTGCAGATGCTCATGGATGCTGGAGCCATATGGGTCTGGAATCATTGGAATTAGCTATGCTTTTCCGAGTCTGAAAATTCAACTACAAATAACAGATGTTATAAATTATGAGGCAGGTCAAGCTGAACATAAGGAAGCTGATGTTCATCTTAAGTAGCTCTTTCATCTTCAAACTATAAAGTGATTAAAGTCTCGGCACAAATGAAAGGGAATGCTACCTGTAACCTTGGCAATGCATAAAAGTTCTACTACTGAAACTGGTTGTTTTTCTGTACATAATGAAACTGATAATATTCATTTAATGTTCTGAAAATATAGAATAACTGCAAGTTTCTTCAGCTTCTTGACTTTGGAACATGACACTGAACTCGTTGTAGTAAGAAGAAAGAACTAGATGGATTTGCAATTCTACACAAAACTTTTGTGTATGTAATTCAACAATATTCTATCTTTATCTTTTAAAAGAAAACTAATACTTCTTGCTCAATAATGTTGTTTAGTATTGCGAAGTAAGCCTTGATTCCAAGAGGTGGTTTTTTAGACATCCATGTTCATAAATGTGGTCTCATGTCAATCGACAAAGGGTGTTACCGGTTAGTAATTAGTAAGACTTTGTACCACCCTCTCACATGTTATTATGTACTGTTCGTTATCTTAGTGGGCCGTACGGCCCGTACATATTGCATTTGAGAAAGTGGCATCGAATTTGGTACTATCCGGTGACTTTATCTCATTTTTTCGTTACGATTATTATGGTACTTTTTCTGCCATGAGATGAAAATCTCTACattactatttatttattttatttttttggtcgCTGTAAATAAAGAGTTTTTATACAGATGATATTtaactcatttggtcaaatgcaTTTATTTTAGTAATACTAATAAAgtctcaacttaagactttgtcaagACTAGTGTAGATTATTGGAGTCTTGTCTCAAAACTTATCAATAAAGTCTTTTCTCAAGACTTACCAATAAAGTATTATCTCAAAACTACCAATAATTTTACCCTTGGCTATTATAGAGAATTTCCTACTATTATTAAAGGCATATTTTTCTAAAACAGTCATTTACAATACTTTTTTTCCCTATTGTCATTGAAAAAATTACATTTCTTAGGTGACTGTTATCTCCTattaactaaaagaataagat is a genomic window containing:
- the LOC141633120 gene encoding OVARIAN TUMOR DOMAIN-containing deubiquitinating enzyme 5-like isoform X1 codes for the protein MSRSFCGCFCLMDGLSPIHCSRKLEFNTKFVCERMAESHGKEIVENIVESAPSTAETRDEVLTRHRKEITQLQSKETEMKKAAAKGSKAEQKAKKKQVEEAIAKLSTKLKEKHAQELSSLGYNTTNGNENNKGNLDTLVKAIAGVSVSSQAESFKPSKSNKRREKRAQEEAAREQRIKEEQDNTISDRMIESEKLEKKLEPLGLTISEVKPDGHCLYRAVEDQLAQLSDGSSPYNFQRLREMVASYMRSNASEFLPFFSSESEVEEESNDSLMDRFEKYCREVESTAAWGGQLELGALTHCLRRHIMIFSGSFPDVEMGKEYKVDDGGFSFKSSILLSYHRHAFGLGEHYNSVVPHSAE
- the LOC141633120 gene encoding OVARIAN TUMOR DOMAIN-containing deubiquitinating enzyme 5-like isoform X2; the encoded protein is MHFFSNFRLYMCERMAESHGKEIVENIVESAPSTAETRDEVLTRHRKEITQLQSKETEMKKAAAKGSKAEQKAKKKQVEEAIAKLSTKLKEKHAQELSSLGYNTTNGNENNKGNLDTLVKAIAGVSVSSQAESFKPSKSNKRREKRAQEEAAREQRIKEEQDNTISDRMIESEKLEKKLEPLGLTISEVKPDGHCLYRAVEDQLAQLSDGSSPYNFQRLREMVASYMRSNASEFLPFFSSESEVEEESNDSLMDRFEKYCREVESTAAWGGQLELGALTHCLRRHIMIFSGSFPDVEMGKEYKVDDGGFSFKSSILLSYHRHAFGLGEHYNSVVPHSAE